From a region of the Corallococcus coralloides DSM 2259 genome:
- a CDS encoding NUDIX hydrolase, giving the protein MSSAPESPKSQVKPWPRLRRGLEHDFTVVKVREDVMADPRTNMEHRRVRMDCADWVNVIAVTKQDELVMVRQFRCGIDAATLEAPGGVIDPGEDPATAAARELEEETGYRAGRLEALGVVHPNPAFQSNRCHTYLALDCERVSDGDPDDGEDIAVELHPRADLPRLILEGHITHSLVVVAFFLERLRAEAKR; this is encoded by the coding sequence ATGTCGTCCGCGCCCGAGTCGCCCAAGTCCCAAGTGAAGCCCTGGCCGCGCCTGCGCCGGGGGTTGGAGCACGACTTCACGGTGGTGAAGGTGCGCGAGGACGTGATGGCGGATCCGCGCACCAACATGGAGCACCGCCGCGTGCGCATGGACTGCGCGGACTGGGTGAACGTCATCGCGGTGACGAAGCAGGACGAGCTGGTGATGGTGCGCCAGTTCCGCTGCGGCATCGACGCGGCGACGCTGGAGGCCCCCGGCGGCGTCATCGACCCGGGAGAGGACCCGGCCACGGCCGCCGCGCGCGAGCTGGAGGAGGAGACGGGCTACCGCGCCGGCCGGCTGGAGGCGCTGGGCGTCGTGCACCCCAACCCGGCCTTCCAGTCCAACCGCTGCCACACGTACCTGGCGCTGGACTGCGAGCGCGTGAGCGACGGGGACCCGGATGACGGCGAGGACATCGCCGTGGAGCTGCATCCGCGCGCGGACCTGCCCCGGCTCATCCTGGAAGGCCACATCACGCACTCGCTGGTGGTGGTGGCCTTCTTCCTGGAGCGGCTGCGCGCGGAAGCGAAGCGTTAA
- the moaC gene encoding cyclic pyranopterin monophosphate synthase MoaC has translation MKMVDVGDKPKTDRVAVATARLRMLPATRERILAGQVEKGDVLAAARLAGIMAAKRTPDFVPLCHPIALAGVDVTLTPVDEGLEVRVRVKTVDRTGVEMEALTAACAAALTVYDMCKSVDRGMVIEAVQLDHKSGGRSGTWEREPA, from the coding sequence GTGAAGATGGTGGACGTCGGCGACAAGCCGAAGACGGACCGCGTGGCGGTGGCCACCGCGCGGCTGCGCATGCTGCCCGCGACGCGTGAGCGCATCCTCGCGGGGCAGGTGGAGAAGGGGGACGTGCTCGCGGCGGCGCGGCTCGCCGGCATCATGGCGGCCAAGCGCACCCCGGACTTCGTGCCCCTGTGCCACCCCATCGCGCTCGCGGGCGTGGACGTGACGCTCACGCCCGTGGACGAAGGGCTGGAGGTCCGCGTGCGGGTGAAGACGGTGGACCGCACGGGCGTGGAGATGGAGGCGCTCACGGCCGCGTGCGCGGCGGCGCTCACCGTCTATGACATGTGCAAGAGCGTGGACCGCGGCATGGTCATCGAAGCGGTGCAGCTGGACCACAAGTCCGGCGGACGCTCCGGCACCTGGGAGCGCGAGCCCGCTTAA